A stretch of the Musa acuminata AAA Group cultivar baxijiao chromosome BXJ2-7, Cavendish_Baxijiao_AAA, whole genome shotgun sequence genome encodes the following:
- the LOC135617133 gene encoding THO complex subunit 7A-like, with translation MLAKGRKVAGRGEPMAAHYAFNPHEDDVIIKHRLLTRTTTTRGEPPLKKLQKKFMSFAHEIEKDTDNLNECERLYKAFLQEISTFELPLLKSKAVVDANLREKEGFNELQLEIQRQIIQAQVDIEDLKKQLEQSKIERQHKEECEAIRKLIASQPPRSETQKTISDLEKEIAALEAENTSCVRTLDLRKKQFSLLLHVVDELQNTIEDEQKNSVEELRAVIEEQKTSMEDGSGMGSEAMAID, from the exons ATGTTAGCAAAAGGAAGAAAGGTTGCTGGGAGAGGTGAACCGATGGCTGCTCATTATGCTTTCAATCCACATGAAGATGATGTCATAATTAAACATAGGCTTCTTACTCGCACTACAACCACCAGAGGCGAACCACCACTAAAGAAGCTGCAGAAGAAGTTCATGTCCTTTGCACATGAAATAGAGAAGGACACAGATAATCTTAATGAGTGCGAGAGACTGTACAAAGCATTCTTACAAGAAATATCTACTTTTGAGTTACCACTTCTGAAAAGCAAAGCAGTTGTCGATGCTAATCTCCGAGAGAAGGAGGGTTTCAATGAGCTGCAATTAGAAATCCAGCGGCAAATAATTCAGGCCCAAGTCGATATAGAGGATCTAAAGAAACAGCTTGAGCAGAGCAAGATCGAGAGACAACACAAGGAGGAGTGTGAGGCAATTAGAAAGTTAATTGCTTCACAGCCTCCAAGATCAGAAACACAGAAAACTATATCGGATCTTGAGAAAGAGATTGCTGCTTTGGAGGCAGAAAATACTTCCTGTGTGAGGACACTGGATCTTCGGAAGAAACAGTTCTCTCTTCTGCTGCATGTG GTTGACGAATTGCAGAACACAATTGAGGATGAACAGAAGAACTCAGTAGAGGAGCTGCGGGCCGTCATTGAAGAGCAGAAGACTAGCATGGAGGATGGCAGTGGCATGGGTTCAGAAGCTATGGCCATTGACTAA
- the LOC103991853 gene encoding mitochondrial uncoupling protein 5, producing MGLKGFLEGGIASIVAGCSTHPLDLIKVRMQLQGEAISPSVSALRPAVALRGATGMTTLRHHHPALTPPRRPGPIAVGAQILRAEGPAGLFSGVSATLLRQTLYSTTRMGLYDMLKKRWSAPGDGGSIPLHRKVAAGLIAGGIGAAVGNPADVAMVRMQADGRLPPAERRNYRSVLDAIGRMVRQEGVGSLWRGSSLTVNRAMIVTASQLATYDQAKEAILRRRGAGADGLGTHVAASFAAGLVASAASNPVDVVKTRVMNMKVDKGAAVPYAGAVDCALKTVRAEGPMALYKGFVPTVSRQGPFTVVLFVTLEQVRKLLKDV from the coding sequence ATGGGCCTCAAAGGATTCCTTGAAGGAGGCATCGCCTCGATCGTCGCCGGATGCTCCACCCATCCTCTCGACCTCATCAAGGTCCGCATGCAGCTCCAAGGCGAGGCCATCAGCCCCTCGGTCTCCGCCCTTCGTCCCGCTGTCGCTCTTCGCGGGGCCACCGGCATGACCACCCTCCGCCACCATCATCCTGCCCTGACCCCGCCACGGCGCCCCGGCCCGATCGCGGTGGGCGCGCAGATCCTCCGTGCTGAGGGTCCCGCGGGGCTCTTCTCCGGGGTCTCGGCCACCCTCCTCCGACAGACCCTCTACTCCACCACGCGCATGGGCCTCTACGACATGCTGAAGAAGCGCTGGTCCGCGCCCGGTGACGGCGGGTCCATCCCGCTCCACCGCAAGGTTGCCGCTGGCCTCATCGCCGGGGGCATCGGCGCCGCGGTCGGCAACCCCGCCGACGTGGCGATGGTCCGGATGCAGGCCGATGGGCGGCTCCCACCAGCGGAGCGCCGGAACTACCGGAGCGTGCTCGACGCCATCGGGCGGATGGTCCGGCAGGAAGGAGTGGGGAGCCTGTGGCGGGGGTCGTCGCTGACGGTGAACCGGGCGATGATCGTGACAGCGTCGCAGCTGGCGACGTACGACCAGGCGAAGGAAGCGATCCTTCGGCGGCGCGGGGCAGGGGCCGACGGGCTGGGGACGCACGTGGCGGCAAGCTTCGCGGCGGGGCTGGTGGCGTCGGCGGCGTCGAACCCTGTAGACGTCGTGAAGACACGGGTGATGAACATGAAGGTGGATAAAGGGGCGGCGGTACCCTACGCCGGGGCGGTGGACTGCGCCCTCAAGACGGTGCGGGCGGAGGGACCCATGGCGCTGTACAAGGGTTTTGTGCCCACCGTGTCCCGTCAGGGCCCCTTCACCGTCGTCCTCTTCGTCACGCTCGAGCAGGTGCGCAAGCTGCTCAAGGACGTCTGA
- the LOC135617135 gene encoding protein MIZU-KUSSEI 1-like, whose amino-acid sequence MQSLLETPGLVSLLRRSTERRAKMAGGGIFRMFKLRTAFTSGCKMAALAGRPNKSLLSGNSATITLFGYRRGRVSLAIQENPTSAPIFLLELPMLTSYLHKEMASGLVKIALESETKTHKKRLVEECMWAVYCNGRKSGYSMKKKQASDEERHVMQLLRGVSMGAGVLPYASEKDVADGELTYMRARFERVVGSKDSEALYMINPDGTGVPELSIFLVRMK is encoded by the coding sequence ATGCAATCATTGCTGGAGACACCAGGGCTTGTGTCACTGCTCCGGCGCTCCACAGAACGCAGAGCCAAGATGGCCGGCGGGGGGATCTTTCGGATGTTCAAGTTGAGAACAGCGTTCACCTCTGGTTGCAAGATGGCGGCGCTCGCAGGCCGGCCTAACAAATCATTGCTCTCCGGCAATTCGGCCACCATCACGCTGTTCGGGTACCGGAGAGGGAGGGTGAGCTTGGCCATTCAGGAAAACCCCACGTCTGCTCCCATCTTCCTTCTCGAGCTGCCCATGCTCACCAGCTATCTCCACAAGGAGATGGCCTCCGGGCTCGTCAAGATCGCGCTCGAGAGCGAGACGAAGACGCACAAGAAGAGGCTGGTCGAGGAGTGCATGTGGGCGGTGTACTGCAACGGGCGGAAGTCGGGCTACTCGATGAAGAAGAAGCAGGCCTCCGACGAGGAGCGGCACGTCATGCAGCTGCTAAGGGGGGTCTCCATGGGCGCCGGCGTCTTGCCTTATGCCTCGGAGAAGGACGTAGCCGACGGGGAGTTGACGTACATGAGAGCGCGGTTCGAGAGGGTGGTCGGATCCAAGGACTCCGAGGCGTTGTATATGATCAACCCCGATGGCACCGGCGTCCCGGAGTTGAGCATCTTCCTTGTGAGGATGAAGTGA